The following are encoded in a window of uncultured Sphaerochaeta sp. genomic DNA:
- a CDS encoding cysteine desulfurase family protein — MEQKTIYLDNNATTPMHEDVIEAVHQANVLFGNASSMHSYGREAAMAIEESRKALASLIDCDPSSIVFTSGASESNNTVFNIFRERIDLGSKRNRIVTTTIEHPSINELVKYLRNLGYKVDECPVDGSGRVDTEVMKTYLGEDVALVSVMAGNNEIGTIQPVKEIAQLAHEVGAYMHTDATQAIGKIPVSMRSWDVDYLSLSGHKFYGPKGIGVLAVKPKAPHTPLVHGGHQEGGKRAGTYNTASIVGIGVAAALAERDLEEESKKLWTLREMLRVGIEERIPNVVVNGNQEHCLPGTLDVSFPHAEGESILLYLDMEGIMVSTGSACASGSLEPSYVLLASGVDIELAHGSIRFSFGRYNTEEDVAYVLEKLPPIIKRLREMSTR; from the coding sequence ATGGAACAGAAAACCATTTACTTAGACAATAATGCGACCACACCCATGCATGAGGATGTAATCGAGGCTGTACACCAGGCCAATGTCCTCTTTGGGAATGCATCGAGCATGCATAGTTATGGTCGTGAAGCCGCTATGGCAATAGAAGAAAGCAGGAAAGCACTTGCCTCCTTGATTGATTGCGATCCATCATCGATTGTTTTCACCAGTGGGGCCAGTGAATCGAACAATACCGTATTCAATATCTTTCGTGAGCGTATCGACCTAGGATCGAAGCGTAACCGAATTGTGACCACAACCATTGAACATCCTTCGATCAACGAGTTGGTGAAGTATCTTAGGAATCTTGGGTACAAGGTTGATGAGTGTCCTGTTGATGGCAGTGGACGGGTAGACACGGAAGTAATGAAGACTTATCTCGGTGAAGATGTCGCCCTGGTCTCTGTCATGGCAGGGAACAATGAGATTGGTACCATCCAACCGGTAAAGGAGATCGCCCAGCTTGCCCATGAGGTAGGGGCATATATGCATACCGATGCAACACAGGCGATCGGAAAAATCCCTGTCTCGATGCGCTCTTGGGACGTCGATTATCTCAGCCTTTCTGGTCACAAGTTCTACGGACCAAAAGGTATCGGAGTGTTGGCGGTAAAGCCAAAAGCACCACACACCCCTCTGGTCCATGGTGGCCATCAGGAGGGAGGGAAGAGAGCAGGAACTTATAATACAGCATCCATTGTTGGTATCGGGGTTGCTGCTGCTCTCGCTGAACGTGATCTTGAGGAAGAGAGCAAGAAACTTTGGACTCTCAGGGAGATGCTGAGAGTGGGTATTGAGGAGCGTATTCCCAATGTGGTGGTGAACGGGAACCAAGAGCACTGCCTTCCCGGAACCCTCGATGTATCATTCCCCCATGCAGAAGGGGAATCGATATTGCTCTATCTCGACATGGAAGGAATAATGGTTTCCACAGGGAGTGCCTGCGCAAGTGGGTCGCTTGAACCCAGTTACGTATTACTGGCCTCCGGAGTGGATATCGAGCTGGCCCACGGCTCAATACGGTTCAGTTTCGGAAGATACAACACCGAAGAAGATGTTGCCTATGTACTGGAGAAACTACCGCCGATTATCAAGCGATTAAGGGAGATGTCCACACGATGA
- a CDS encoding tagaturonate epimerase family protein codes for MEIYEERTLNIRRLESRLKNTVSIYEKSRTNLGSCTIAMIKAGENRYLIASGSGSIFDELEGEAEQDCKICPLSHENRLVLNTYLPFTHPVANTTKRPSIGLGDRLGMATPGHIRALEGTSVFPIFAQQSIRELNFTNRTFNDVIDAASYAVFQEGYTYGFGADGDHLKKSEEIKKALDDGATMITLDSSEQIDPTIQNLDDEELLTRYEALDSEIREVYEGLYAEQEFSIGTSTLKLDLPMLRRDILTYHRALDFIQIIYEQHILHSERPIDFEISIDETDTPTNPKSHLFIAKELKRRHVIISTLAPRFVGEFQKGIDYIGDTSEFERQLALHVAIAKQYRYRLSIHSGSDKFSIFPILAKVIKGSFHVKTAGTNWLEAVRLVAQKDPALYRRMHAHALNRFGDAKAFYHVTTDLGKIQDLEAMKDEDLPSYLSDDNARQLLHITYGYLLEDEDEEGKKLFKDTFFSLISKEEEHYKQLLDTHISRHLSLLEFKK; via the coding sequence ATGGAAATCTATGAGGAACGTACATTGAATATCCGGCGTCTGGAAAGCCGGCTGAAGAACACGGTATCCATATATGAGAAATCACGCACCAACCTTGGCAGTTGCACGATTGCCATGATCAAGGCAGGAGAGAACCGCTATCTCATTGCCTCTGGTTCTGGTTCGATATTCGATGAATTGGAAGGGGAAGCAGAACAGGACTGTAAAATCTGTCCACTGAGCCATGAGAATCGCCTGGTCTTGAACACCTATCTGCCGTTTACGCATCCCGTTGCAAACACAACCAAACGGCCTTCCATTGGGTTGGGAGACCGTCTTGGCATGGCCACCCCTGGACATATCAGGGCACTGGAGGGCACCTCGGTTTTTCCCATTTTTGCACAACAGAGCATCAGGGAATTGAACTTCACCAACAGGACCTTCAATGATGTGATCGATGCCGCTTCATATGCAGTATTCCAAGAGGGTTACACCTATGGTTTTGGTGCCGATGGAGACCACCTGAAAAAAAGCGAGGAGATCAAGAAGGCTCTCGACGATGGGGCCACTATGATCACCCTGGACTCATCAGAACAGATAGACCCCACCATCCAGAACCTGGATGATGAGGAACTTCTAACACGCTATGAAGCATTGGACAGTGAGATACGGGAGGTATATGAGGGTTTATATGCAGAACAGGAGTTCTCAATCGGAACTTCAACTCTCAAGCTTGACCTACCCATGTTAAGGCGCGATATCCTGACTTACCATAGAGCGCTCGATTTCATACAGATCATCTACGAACAGCATATATTGCACTCAGAGCGACCAATAGATTTTGAAATCTCCATTGATGAGACTGACACTCCCACCAACCCTAAGAGCCATCTTTTCATTGCAAAGGAACTCAAACGAAGACATGTGATTATCTCCACGCTTGCTCCACGGTTTGTAGGAGAATTCCAGAAGGGTATCGACTATATCGGGGATACTTCTGAGTTTGAAAGACAACTGGCTTTACATGTTGCTATCGCAAAGCAATACCGCTACCGACTCAGCATCCACTCAGGCAGTGACAAATTCTCCATCTTTCCCATTCTGGCCAAGGTGATCAAAGGAAGCTTCCATGTAAAGACAGCTGGGACCAACTGGCTTGAAGCGGTTCGCTTGGTTGCCCAGAAAGATCCCGCTCTCTATCGAAGGATGCATGCACATGCACTCAACCGTTTTGGCGATGCGAAAGCCTTCTATCATGTTACTACTGACCTGGGGAAAATCCAGGATTTGGAGGCAATGAAGGATGAGGACCTACCATCCTACCTTAGCGATGACAATGCCCGGCAGTTGCTTCATATCACCTACGGGTATCTGCTTGAGGATGAGGATGAAGAAGGAAAGAAACTGTTCAAGGATACCTTCTTCAGCCTGATTTCCAAGGAAGAAGAGCATTACAAACAATTACTCGATACACATATAAGCAGACATCTTTCCTTGCTTGAATTCAAGAAATAA
- the rpmE gene encoding 50S ribosomal protein L31: MKDGIHPRYEMKEVRCSCGNVITTKTTAKNLEVEICSACHPFFTGTQKMVDTAGRIERFKKRYGLNN; this comes from the coding sequence ATGAAAGATGGAATTCATCCCCGTTATGAAATGAAAGAAGTTCGTTGCTCATGTGGCAATGTAATCACGACCAAGACAACCGCAAAGAATCTTGAAGTTGAAATTTGCTCCGCTTGTCACCCATTCTTTACTGGAACCCAGAAGATGGTTGATACTGCCGGTCGTATCGAACGCTTCAAGAAGCGCTATGGCTTGAACAACTAA
- the surE gene encoding 5'/3'-nucleotidase SurE, giving the protein MKILLTNDDGYQSEGLNTLSEALLRAGHEVWVCAPDAERSASSHSMTLREDITITEYGQNRYHCSGTPADCILYASKGKIFPEEPDLVISGINHGYNISTDILYSGTVGAAREAALTGLRSMAVSCARSEDGSYPFQRTADFVVQHLEEFYPLTSSECIININAPAEGNGKWKSGVLSYLDYHDAVQTKQQEKTRYYDTATVRFGTSVVLSMKGGVQPIQRCDTKGSDFQAVREGYISVTAISILPPVHTVSQTKLELLSKGESCG; this is encoded by the coding sequence ATGAAGATACTACTGACAAATGATGATGGATATCAAAGTGAAGGACTGAACACACTCAGTGAGGCTCTACTGCGAGCTGGTCATGAGGTGTGGGTATGTGCTCCCGATGCAGAGAGAAGTGCGAGCAGCCACTCAATGACGCTTCGTGAAGATATTACCATTACTGAATACGGTCAGAACAGGTATCATTGCAGTGGGACTCCAGCAGATTGCATCCTCTATGCTTCAAAAGGCAAGATTTTCCCAGAAGAACCAGATTTGGTCATCAGCGGAATCAACCATGGCTATAATATATCCACGGATATCCTGTACTCGGGTACTGTTGGAGCTGCCAGAGAGGCAGCCTTGACTGGATTGCGGTCCATGGCAGTCAGTTGTGCAAGAAGCGAGGATGGTTCTTACCCCTTCCAGCGTACTGCGGACTTTGTGGTACAACATCTCGAGGAATTTTATCCACTCACGAGCAGTGAGTGCATCATCAATATCAATGCCCCTGCAGAGGGGAATGGAAAATGGAAGAGTGGAGTATTGAGCTATCTCGACTACCATGATGCAGTACAGACAAAACAACAAGAAAAAACCCGCTACTATGACACTGCAACAGTACGTTTTGGTACCTCTGTTGTGCTTTCCATGAAGGGTGGTGTGCAACCAATCCAGCGTTGTGACACCAAGGGTAGCGATTTCCAGGCCGTAAGAGAGGGCTATATCAGTGTTACTGCAATCTCCATCCTTCCCCCGGTTCATACGGTATCCCAGACCAAGCTTGAGTTATTGAGCAAGGGGGAGAGTTGTGGGTAA
- a CDS encoding iron-sulfur cluster assembly scaffold protein, with protein MTNFMSQWVYTPVVKDHFMNPRNTWQEEENFQADGIGEVGSLACGDQMQVLIKVENDTIADLRWLTYGCASAIASTSMMSEMAIGMSLEEAYNLSPDMITEALGGLPEHKFHCSVLGDKALRAAIDDYLEKAGRDNPFKSNVAKIICECKQVTDVQIEDLVKRGEAKTLEQLQEITEFGTVCGKCKQQVSDLFDEFKHIYNV; from the coding sequence ATGACCAACTTTATGAGTCAATGGGTCTACACCCCAGTGGTGAAAGACCATTTTATGAATCCCAGGAATACCTGGCAGGAAGAAGAAAATTTTCAGGCAGATGGAATCGGTGAAGTCGGTTCTCTGGCCTGTGGTGACCAGATGCAGGTTCTGATCAAGGTCGAGAATGATACAATAGCTGACCTGAGGTGGCTTACTTATGGTTGCGCCTCTGCAATCGCAAGTACCTCCATGATGAGTGAGATGGCAATTGGGATGAGTTTGGAGGAAGCCTACAACCTCTCCCCCGATATGATTACCGAAGCTCTTGGAGGACTCCCTGAGCATAAGTTCCACTGCTCTGTTCTGGGAGACAAAGCTCTCAGGGCTGCAATTGATGACTATCTTGAGAAAGCGGGACGTGACAATCCTTTCAAGAGCAATGTGGCAAAGATTATTTGCGAGTGCAAGCAAGTCACCGATGTTCAGATTGAGGATCTTGTAAAGAGAGGGGAAGCAAAGACCCTGGAACAGCTGCAGGAGATTACTGAGTTTGGTACGGTCTGCGGCAAGTGCAAGCAACAGGTCAGTGACCTGTTTGATGAGTTCAAGCATATCTACAATGTATAA
- the rho gene encoding transcription termination factor Rho has protein sequence MSSEELEFNEASVAVASEQEPVKKPMRRVTRKKSPVGAKAPESTSDVAEQKVETQDAPEPKKRRGRPKKSESDKSAAKKSSTDSDQPQLELEDKQNSPAPEQEQPTDTSRPPAQYKQDQRNQNQNQNQNHRKPYNNRNNRNSQNRNHSKGSYQKSQSFGSNRGGRPNHQDESSNDLHIEEHPEAPVLVLEDFTTLSIDELRKVGLERGLNADTILDLRKQEIVAEILRLHTANGGVIVGTGTLEILPDGFGFLRSPSNSYLSGLEDVYVSPAQIKSLYLKTGDVVYGQVRTPRENERFFAILKILKVNGDEPITAKMRVPFDSLTPLFPDQRLKLETAEEDMSTRIIDMFCPIGKGQRSLIVAPPRTGKTVLLQKIANSISTNHPEVVLMVLLVDERPEEVTDMRRHVKGEVIASTFDEQASRHVQVAEMVIEKAKRLVEHKKDVVILLDSITRLARAYNQTVPASGKILSGGVDSNALHKPKRFFGAARNIEFGGSLTIVATGLIETGSRMDEVIFEEFKGTGNNEIILDRRLADKRLFPAINIKKSGTRREDLLLPSDEAARIWLMRNAVNDMDDQEMTPFLIDKIRKTKDNESFLRSINTGIPSNSAAY, from the coding sequence GAATTAGAGTTTAATGAAGCCAGCGTGGCTGTTGCATCTGAGCAGGAACCTGTTAAGAAGCCGATGCGGCGCGTGACCCGAAAAAAAAGCCCTGTAGGAGCGAAAGCACCTGAAAGCACGAGTGATGTGGCTGAGCAGAAAGTGGAGACACAGGATGCTCCTGAGCCAAAAAAACGTCGAGGGAGACCTAAAAAGAGCGAATCTGACAAGAGTGCAGCAAAAAAAAGTTCTACTGATTCTGATCAACCTCAACTCGAGTTGGAGGATAAACAGAACAGTCCTGCTCCTGAACAGGAGCAGCCAACAGACACTTCTCGTCCTCCTGCACAATACAAGCAAGATCAGAGGAATCAGAACCAAAACCAGAATCAAAATCATCGCAAGCCCTATAACAATAGAAATAACCGTAATTCTCAGAACAGAAATCATTCAAAAGGGTCCTATCAAAAGAGCCAGAGCTTTGGCTCCAATAGGGGTGGACGGCCGAATCACCAAGACGAATCTTCCAATGATTTACATATAGAAGAGCATCCTGAGGCTCCTGTCCTGGTGCTTGAAGATTTCACCACCCTGTCCATTGATGAACTTCGCAAGGTAGGTTTGGAGCGTGGGCTGAATGCAGATACCATCCTGGACTTGCGCAAGCAGGAAATTGTTGCTGAAATTCTTCGCTTGCATACTGCAAATGGCGGAGTAATTGTGGGAACAGGTACCTTGGAGATCCTTCCTGATGGATTTGGATTCCTCCGATCGCCCTCAAACAGTTATCTCTCAGGGTTGGAAGATGTCTACGTCTCTCCCGCCCAGATCAAGAGTCTCTATCTGAAGACCGGTGATGTGGTATATGGACAGGTTCGCACTCCGCGTGAGAATGAACGGTTCTTTGCAATCCTGAAAATATTGAAGGTAAATGGTGATGAGCCGATTACCGCAAAAATGCGCGTACCGTTTGATAGCTTGACTCCCTTGTTTCCTGACCAAAGACTTAAGCTGGAAACAGCTGAAGAGGATATGTCGACAAGGATTATTGATATGTTCTGTCCTATCGGAAAGGGCCAACGTTCCTTGATCGTAGCTCCTCCCCGTACAGGTAAGACAGTGCTTCTCCAGAAGATTGCAAACTCCATCAGTACGAATCATCCTGAAGTGGTCCTGATGGTCCTGCTGGTTGATGAACGTCCTGAGGAAGTCACTGACATGCGTCGCCATGTCAAGGGAGAGGTAATTGCCTCCACCTTTGATGAACAAGCCAGCAGACATGTGCAGGTTGCTGAGATGGTGATTGAGAAAGCAAAACGGCTCGTTGAGCACAAGAAGGATGTAGTTATCCTCCTGGACTCCATTACTCGTCTTGCACGTGCCTATAACCAGACAGTTCCTGCAAGCGGCAAGATACTTAGTGGTGGTGTAGACTCGAATGCATTGCACAAACCAAAGAGATTCTTTGGTGCTGCGAGGAACATCGAATTCGGTGGCAGCCTTACCATAGTTGCCACTGGTTTGATTGAGACAGGCTCTAGAATGGATGAGGTTATCTTTGAAGAATTCAAGGGAACCGGTAACAACGAAATCATCCTGGACCGTCGTCTTGCGGACAAGAGACTCTTTCCAGCGATCAACATCAAGAAGAGTGGGACCCGTCGTGAAGACCTATTGTTGCCTTCTGATGAAGCTGCCAGAATCTGGCTTATGCGTAATGCTGTCAATGATATGGACGATCAAGAGATGACTCCGTTCCTCATTGACAAAATTCGGAAGACAAAGGATAATGAGTCGTTCTTGCGTTCTATCAATACCGGTATTCCTTCGAATTCGGCAGCGTACTAG
- a CDS encoding galactokinase produces the protein MDNIRKQHIKEYGDSPLVIAQVPGTCTLLGSYADACRGWSLVGTDHSSLYVAISYRDDQLVRLYNPTLNDRKRFSLNNIKYRKEDRWGNFLKAVFSVLASEGTEFTGMNITVEGDLLHADTQMVSTACSLGTCLALDALLDLKLSFSSQIRIAYQACTTFNNEVCSISDLLTMLNGNKETVLFYDLQHVTYKELPFPFTNKNEEYVAIIVDSKISPNAMREEIRSKRKAIKRAFEKLSEYKSGGFMRDFPESDLSGRVVPLDEEDRHICEYILMESRLANDAASLLTEKDAVPYGKMMNRVQAGLRDLLEVTCPEVDWLTKRAGELNGCLGSVQVANGFSGNIMVLLSKQALPSYIGRLEDYEHIFGFHPRWYVFEGSDPAKVVFQAH, from the coding sequence ATGGACAACATCAGAAAACAACACATCAAGGAATACGGCGATTCTCCGCTGGTGATTGCGCAGGTACCTGGAACATGTACCTTGCTTGGTAGTTACGCGGACGCATGTCGAGGATGGTCCTTGGTGGGAACCGATCACTCCTCGCTGTATGTTGCTATCTCTTACCGGGATGATCAACTCGTGAGGCTGTACAACCCAACCCTCAATGACCGGAAGCGATTCTCCTTAAACAATATCAAGTACCGCAAGGAAGACCGATGGGGGAATTTCCTGAAAGCGGTGTTCTCGGTTCTTGCAAGCGAAGGGACTGAGTTTACAGGTATGAATATAACAGTCGAAGGGGATCTCCTTCATGCTGATACCCAGATGGTGAGTACTGCATGTTCGCTTGGGACCTGTCTTGCCCTTGATGCATTGCTTGATCTTAAGCTGAGTTTTTCCTCCCAGATAAGAATCGCCTATCAGGCATGTACGACATTCAATAATGAAGTATGCTCCATCAGTGATCTTCTTACCATGCTCAATGGAAATAAGGAGACCGTACTGTTCTACGACCTTCAGCATGTGACCTACAAGGAGTTGCCTTTTCCATTCACCAACAAGAATGAAGAGTATGTGGCAATCATCGTGGATAGCAAGATTTCCCCGAATGCGATGCGGGAAGAGATCAGGAGCAAGAGAAAAGCGATCAAGCGTGCGTTTGAGAAACTAAGTGAGTACAAGAGTGGTGGATTCATGCGGGACTTTCCAGAGAGTGACCTTTCTGGCCGTGTGGTGCCATTGGATGAGGAAGACCGCCATATCTGTGAGTATATCCTGATGGAATCCCGGCTCGCCAATGATGCCGCATCATTGCTCACCGAGAAGGATGCAGTACCCTATGGGAAGATGATGAATCGAGTCCAGGCTGGGCTCAGGGACCTTCTTGAAGTAACCTGTCCTGAAGTAGATTGGCTCACCAAGCGAGCTGGTGAACTTAATGGGTGCCTTGGATCGGTTCAGGTAGCAAACGGCTTCAGCGGCAATATCATGGTCCTCTTGAGTAAACAAGCACTTCCAAGTTATATTGGTCGTCTGGAGGACTACGAGCACATCTTTGGATTCCACCCTCGTTGGTATGTATTTGAGGGAAGCGATCCTGCAAAGGTTGTGTTTCAAGCGCATTAA
- a CDS encoding nucleoside kinase, which yields MKSITVTIKQQHLELPTGATVEEALVEAKVVESCKEQAYRENPYIGALVNHELHSCSRALVADCTLEPVRLFGDMGKRMYRHSLCYLLCAAVSMLYPSRRLVIGHSLGDGYYFSFDDDLTLNNADIKAIEKAMHSLVGQNLPIEEVLLPYEKALSYFENNHHEQTAALLSTRNDPKVNLYRLQGYMDISYEPLLSKTGLMQVWELKPYQERGMLLRYPRSHNVIGLDPFVDNPLLFSIYREYKAWGSILNVQSLGQLNQMGNQNTVESFIRLAEALQQKKIASIADQIHLHSSVKAVLVAGPSSSGKTTFAHKLSIQLQVLGKKTIKISLDNYYLPPDQAPKDEEGKPDLEALEALDVARFQEDLANLFAKKEVHLPLYDFKTLTRTYEEQPVHLDKRTILIIEGIHGMNPKLTASLDKELLFRVYISALTQLNLDDHNRISTTDNRIIRRMIRDNRTRGANATATLNMWPSVERGENKYIFPYQNNANVMINSALDYELGVLTTYAQPLLKMVKPSAGAAYETARRLLRFLEHVNPIPDTLVPEDSLLREFIGGSEFGVV from the coding sequence ATGAAGAGTATTACCGTAACCATCAAACAACAACATCTGGAACTCCCCACCGGAGCCACCGTAGAAGAGGCCTTGGTTGAGGCAAAGGTGGTCGAATCCTGCAAAGAACAGGCCTATAGGGAAAACCCATATATCGGAGCCCTGGTGAACCATGAACTCCATTCCTGTTCGAGGGCATTGGTTGCAGATTGTACCCTTGAACCGGTACGGCTTTTTGGAGACATGGGAAAAAGGATGTACCGACACTCCCTCTGCTACCTTCTCTGTGCTGCTGTTTCCATGCTCTACCCCAGTCGTAGACTGGTAATAGGGCATTCACTTGGTGATGGGTATTATTTCAGTTTCGATGATGACCTTACATTGAACAATGCAGATATCAAAGCAATCGAGAAGGCCATGCACTCGCTGGTTGGGCAAAACCTCCCCATTGAGGAGGTCTTGCTGCCCTATGAGAAAGCACTCTCTTACTTTGAGAACAACCACCATGAACAGACTGCCGCCCTACTCTCCACCCGCAATGACCCCAAGGTAAATCTCTATCGATTGCAGGGCTACATGGACATCTCATACGAACCTCTGCTCAGCAAGACAGGCCTGATGCAGGTCTGGGAGCTCAAGCCATATCAGGAAAGGGGGATGCTGCTCCGCTATCCACGTTCACACAATGTCATTGGACTTGACCCCTTCGTTGACAATCCACTGCTTTTCTCCATCTATCGGGAGTATAAGGCTTGGGGATCCATTCTCAATGTTCAGTCGTTGGGACAGCTGAATCAGATGGGCAACCAGAACACCGTTGAGTCCTTCATTCGTCTTGCTGAAGCACTGCAACAGAAGAAGATTGCGAGCATCGCAGATCAGATACACCTACATAGCAGTGTAAAAGCAGTTCTTGTCGCTGGGCCTTCCTCATCAGGCAAGACCACATTCGCCCATAAGCTGTCAATCCAATTACAAGTCCTGGGCAAGAAAACAATCAAGATATCATTGGACAACTACTATCTTCCCCCAGATCAAGCACCAAAGGATGAAGAAGGAAAGCCTGATCTTGAGGCTCTTGAGGCACTTGATGTTGCCCGTTTCCAAGAGGATTTGGCAAATCTCTTTGCAAAGAAGGAAGTACACTTACCGCTCTATGATTTCAAGACACTCACCCGTACCTATGAGGAGCAACCCGTACATCTGGATAAGCGGACCATCTTGATCATTGAGGGCATTCATGGCATGAATCCCAAGCTGACCGCTAGCTTGGATAAGGAGTTGCTCTTCAGGGTCTATATCTCGGCCTTGACCCAACTGAATCTCGATGACCATAACCGAATCAGCACCACAGACAACCGTATCATACGGCGTATGATACGTGACAACAGAACCCGTGGGGCAAATGCAACAGCCACCTTGAATATGTGGCCTTCGGTTGAACGGGGAGAAAACAAGTACATCTTCCCATACCAAAACAATGCCAATGTCATGATCAATAGTGCATTGGATTATGAACTAGGGGTACTCACCACCTATGCACAACCGTTACTGAAGATGGTGAAACCCTCTGCTGGTGCTGCCTATGAGACAGCCAGAAGATTGCTCAGGTTCTTGGAGCATGTCAATCCGATTCCCGATACCTTGGTACCCGAGGACTCCTTACTTAGGGAGTTCATTGGGGGAAGTGAGTTCGGGGTTGTTTGA
- a CDS encoding aldehyde ferredoxin oxidoreductase N-terminal domain-containing protein produces the protein MRKKLHLAFPYRQRFILHIDLESETYTSIPMEEEEAKRYLGGRLLALMLWDRFAEYDQMGEEFYERGNPVVFAPGAAVDTPLSYCNSFTVVTKSPVTGSLSASSATSSLAGAIVGCGYAALVITGRSRKLCSFSIADGEVTFSDAETYHNLTTTEVAKKVGKEHMVVIGPAGEHFVPFASLYANNQNITQGGVGCVCGMKNIKFFTLTPHSQGREAYDSHRLGLLNQSYLKDLGKTRMGKMIAQEGAIALLSKANHHGWAAIDTYSMRVDGRLWGLCTRSVPKGIPLDDPSFPVCQNNAPLDLESAMALGSNLELFDSRSVQQVAHRCLENGLEVVSTGAVLAWARSCRREGKLSFLPDLQRSTAVLYLRLLDAIAYRRGSGEQLGIGLSALVNQYGGAEHAFMVDGLPLPPYDYRALPVQALLVSIGRRSVVLGEILWGNHYHRGRERRLVSWALYVQKLTYACESVGLCPLVTLPSFNHRLFHFPHFSFARRNFSRLALLASLGEGYEISAHAIRSYGDQALHLQTTLDDKLLHRKGRYGSLPDQLLVNGKSNFRSAQVVPLARLLDAYWSALGRK, from the coding sequence ATGAGGAAAAAGCTTCATCTGGCGTTTCCCTATCGCCAACGTTTCATACTACATATAGATTTGGAATCAGAAACATATACGAGCATACCGATGGAAGAGGAAGAAGCAAAGCGCTACCTCGGAGGAAGGCTGCTTGCCCTGATGCTTTGGGACCGTTTTGCTGAATATGACCAGATGGGGGAGGAGTTCTATGAGCGGGGAAACCCTGTAGTATTTGCACCTGGTGCTGCAGTTGACACACCACTGAGCTACTGCAATTCCTTCACCGTGGTAACCAAGAGTCCTGTCACTGGCTCTCTGTCAGCATCCAGTGCAACATCCTCGCTCGCTGGAGCCATTGTTGGCTGTGGGTACGCTGCATTGGTGATAACCGGTCGTAGCAGAAAGTTGTGCAGTTTTTCCATTGCTGATGGGGAAGTTACCTTCAGCGATGCTGAGACATATCATAATCTCACCACAACCGAGGTTGCAAAGAAAGTAGGGAAAGAGCACATGGTTGTCATAGGCCCCGCAGGGGAACACTTTGTTCCCTTTGCCTCTCTCTATGCAAACAACCAGAACATAACCCAAGGCGGGGTTGGTTGTGTCTGCGGGATGAAGAATATCAAGTTCTTTACATTAACACCCCATAGCCAAGGCAGGGAGGCCTATGATTCCCATAGATTGGGTCTCTTGAACCAATCCTATTTGAAGGACCTTGGAAAGACCAGAATGGGAAAGATGATAGCCCAAGAGGGGGCAATCGCCTTGCTTTCAAAGGCAAACCATCATGGATGGGCTGCAATTGATACCTACTCTATGCGCGTCGATGGAAGGCTTTGGGGGCTATGTACCCGTAGTGTACCGAAAGGGATTCCCCTTGATGATCCCTCGTTCCCTGTCTGCCAGAACAATGCCCCCTTGGATTTGGAAAGTGCAATGGCACTGGGATCCAATCTGGAACTCTTTGACAGCAGGAGTGTGCAACAGGTTGCCCACCGTTGTTTGGAAAATGGTTTGGAAGTAGTGAGTACCGGTGCAGTGCTTGCTTGGGCAAGATCATGCCGAAGGGAAGGGAAGCTTAGTTTCCTTCCCGACTTGCAGCGTTCAACAGCGGTACTCTACCTCCGTCTTCTTGATGCAATTGCCTATAGAAGAGGATCTGGGGAGCAGCTGGGCATAGGGCTCAGTGCATTGGTGAATCAGTATGGGGGAGCAGAGCATGCTTTCATGGTTGATGGACTGCCTTTGCCTCCCTATGACTATCGCGCACTCCCGGTACAAGCACTGCTTGTATCCATTGGAAGGAGAAGTGTGGTACTAGGAGAGATATTATGGGGGAATCACTACCACAGGGGAAGGGAGCGCCGCCTTGTTTCCTGGGCCCTATATGTACAGAAGCTCACCTATGCCTGTGAAAGCGTAGGCTTGTGTCCTTTGGTTACGCTTCCCAGTTTCAATCATCGACTCTTTCACTTTCCGCATTTCTCATTTGCAAGAAGGAACTTCTCAAGGTTGGCCTTGTTAGCCTCATTGGGAGAGGGTTATGAGATCAGTGCACATGCCATACGCTCCTATGGAGACCAGGCTCTGCACCTGCAAACAACCCTTGATGACAAACTTCTGCATCGCAAGGGTCGCTATGGATCGCTCCCTGATCAATTGCTGGTGAATGGGAAGAGCAATTTTCGCTCAGCCCAGGTTGTTCCCTTGGCTCGATTGCTTGATGCTTACTGGTCGGCTCTGGGGAGAAAGTAG